The following are encoded together in the Pedobacter steynii genome:
- a CDS encoding transglycosylase domain-containing protein, with the protein MNKPLSQEDIRKYNYRLWKLLIAGIVLFALFIIAVGFGLFGELPSFRDIEHPKSNQASEVITEEGKVLGTYFVQNRSNVTYPAISPNVINALIATEDVRFKEHSGIDFKRTFTIFLYAIIGKKQGGSTITQQLALNLFSEEGRQKNFAKRLLQKFQEWVIAVKLERNYTKEEIIVMYLNTVDFGNQAYGIKSAARVYFNTTPDKLSVSQAATLVGILKGISRYSPTRNPDRSLARRNTIMGLMVKADFLTESDFEKEREKPLGLRFSAATVNDGIAPYFRAVLKSDIKKIFQDRSILKSDGTPYDLDRDGLRITTTINYDMQVFAEEAQKEYMKTLQVSFNNSWKGRNPFKGKEMQIEQGVRRSDRYKALQLEGKSNEEIKADFNTPTRLNIFTWKGNVDTLMKPIDSVKYYKLLLRNAMMAMDPQSGYVKAWVGGINYEHFKYDQVKMGTRQVGSTAKPFTYAVAIENGYSPCFSVLNEPVTIEVPGSAPWTPRSSGTVPGYLTLQKALALSQNYIAAFLMKQVGPTAVATLAKKMGITSEVPAYPSIALGSFDASVYDMVGAYSVFANKGVWNKPTYILKIEDKNGVVLYSEKPIPVPAMNEEVAYVMTRMLRGVVTNGTGWRLAGRFGVTGPIGGKTGTTNANSDGWFMAITPQLVAGVWTGCEDRAFHFTSTAQGDGATTALPIYAGFMKRVYASPKLKMSKADFEPPKNGVSITFDCNQYQQQEQKTELDEKLGF; encoded by the coding sequence ATGAACAAACCACTTTCGCAAGAAGACATCAGAAAGTACAACTATAGACTTTGGAAATTATTAATTGCAGGAATCGTTTTATTTGCTCTCTTCATCATTGCAGTAGGTTTTGGTTTGTTTGGAGAACTCCCATCCTTCAGAGATATCGAACATCCAAAAAGTAATCAGGCTTCTGAGGTTATTACTGAAGAGGGTAAAGTCCTGGGCACATATTTCGTTCAGAACCGCTCCAATGTAACTTATCCCGCAATCTCCCCGAATGTCATTAATGCCTTAATCGCTACCGAAGACGTTCGTTTCAAGGAGCATTCAGGAATCGATTTCAAACGTACATTTACGATATTTCTATATGCCATTATCGGAAAAAAACAAGGTGGAAGTACCATCACCCAACAGTTGGCACTAAACCTCTTCTCAGAAGAAGGACGTCAGAAGAACTTCGCCAAACGTTTGTTGCAAAAATTTCAGGAATGGGTAATTGCGGTAAAATTAGAGCGTAACTATACCAAGGAAGAAATCATCGTGATGTATTTAAATACGGTTGATTTTGGAAATCAGGCCTATGGTATAAAGTCTGCAGCAAGGGTATATTTTAATACCACCCCAGATAAATTATCGGTAAGTCAGGCAGCAACACTCGTAGGAATTCTGAAAGGAATATCCAGATACTCACCCACCCGTAATCCTGACCGTTCCTTAGCCCGTAGAAATACCATTATGGGTTTGATGGTAAAGGCAGATTTCCTTACAGAAAGCGATTTTGAAAAAGAAAGAGAAAAACCACTCGGTCTGCGCTTCAGTGCAGCGACGGTAAACGATGGTATTGCCCCATATTTTAGGGCAGTATTAAAAAGCGACATTAAAAAGATCTTCCAGGACCGCTCTATTCTTAAATCGGATGGCACACCATACGACCTGGACAGGGATGGCCTGAGAATCACCACCACCATCAACTACGACATGCAGGTATTTGCAGAAGAGGCTCAAAAAGAATACATGAAAACTTTGCAGGTGTCTTTCAATAATAGCTGGAAAGGCCGAAATCCTTTTAAAGGCAAAGAAATGCAGATTGAGCAAGGTGTGAGAAGATCAGACCGTTATAAGGCATTGCAACTGGAAGGAAAATCAAATGAAGAAATTAAGGCCGATTTCAACACACCGACCAGGTTAAATATTTTTACATGGAAAGGCAATGTCGACACTTTAATGAAACCTATAGACTCTGTAAAGTACTATAAATTATTGTTGAGAAATGCCATGATGGCGATGGATCCTCAATCCGGATATGTTAAAGCCTGGGTTGGCGGGATCAATTATGAACATTTTAAATACGACCAGGTAAAAATGGGAACCAGACAGGTTGGCTCCACAGCCAAACCTTTTACTTATGCCGTAGCAATTGAAAACGGATATTCTCCATGTTTCAGTGTATTGAATGAACCGGTAACGATTGAAGTTCCGGGAAGTGCACCCTGGACGCCAAGGTCTTCGGGAACAGTACCTGGATACCTGACCCTGCAGAAAGCTCTGGCACTCTCTCAAAATTACATCGCCGCATTTCTGATGAAGCAGGTGGGACCAACTGCAGTGGCAACCCTGGCAAAAAAAATGGGGATTACCTCTGAAGTACCGGCATATCCATCCATTGCGCTCGGATCTTTTGATGCTTCCGTTTATGACATGGTAGGTGCTTACAGTGTTTTTGCCAACAAAGGAGTGTGGAATAAACCTACTTATATTTTGAAAATAGAGGATAAAAATGGTGTGGTATTATATAGTGAAAAACCTATTCCAGTTCCTGCAATGAACGAAGAAGTTGCCTATGTGATGACCAGAATGCTTCGGGGCGTGGTGACCAATGGAACAGGATGGCGACTGGCAGGAAGATTTGGGGTAACGGGGCCTATCGGTGGAAAAACCGGGACCACCAATGCCAACTCGGATGGTTGGTTTATGGCGATTACCCCTCAATTGGTAGCAGGCGTATGGACTGGTTGTGAAGACCGTGCGTTCCACTTTACCAGTACGGCACAAGGTGACGGGGCAACAACTGCCCTTCCTATTTACGCCGGTTTTATGAAACGGGTATATGCCA
- a CDS encoding tetratricopeptide repeat protein, translating to MENYAINSLKITLFIFCSSILYACSSHKDTAGSRAMQNLTSRYNYIYNSNVILIEHQQELTEGYADNYDEILPVYVSPEKYDIFNSQPSESMPAMDEIIKKARVILLEKSYGNYVDESYLLLGKANFYKQNYFNATEYFDYTAKTFPNNKKSYVQALDWKARSLMQLGKYSEAALVLDTLSITISDLKNNKADPLATIAQIYIHQRMATEAIGALKEALNANPTGAERIRWTYILAQLSEQQENYPEALFYYRKVEKSNAPFEMYFNANLNRIKLNAFMSGVKINKQDQLLALLKDDKNEDYHDQVYYQVAETYARDGDYDQAKKYYKLSVRNSTKNAYQKGLSYLKIADLNFKHFRDYRGAKAYYDSTANTLPRTYPGYELILKKNQNLQYLTDRYEVISWEDTLQSIAKLPEQERPAKINLLANPIVEPVKTTETYAMNTFQPGYDNRTKNTNASSSFYFANSNALSTGFNDFKKKWGNRKLESNWRQSIRSSAQETIQDINKSYSNNGKVAANPDSLPVTVPDTESKVKLITAAVPLTPELLAISDQKIIDAYHEMANFYLQELNDPKEADEIYQILLDRFPNNNRLASIYYGMYLVNKTLDPAKSEMFKNKVLKEYASSTYAKTILDPSFSLRQSEMEVTVNKQYNDLFDLYEKKDFNAVIQRVDEVLKANPENYLAPQFAYLKAIAIGRTSHVDNLTTEFEKINTSFPDDKLIVPLVKEHLAYINQHLEEFKKRQIALIDFDPNEPKFFGQQFPVTVAVKNPVAENKPVKSEKNIETPVIPKAVTPGKPVVPVKVVGIFSTAISSIYYYVVHVADASLTLSSSRFGIGQFNRGNYTENNLRHQLKEFDNDQLIFVGNFGTFDDAKTYAEGINPQLKQIMKVPANLYKSFIISKENFEKLSSKDILDKYLEFYKNNY from the coding sequence TTGGAAAATTACGCAATCAACTCTCTAAAGATAACGCTATTTATCTTTTGCTCCAGCATCCTCTATGCCTGCAGTTCACATAAAGATACTGCCGGAAGCAGGGCTATGCAGAACCTAACCTCCCGTTATAATTATATTTATAATTCAAATGTGATCCTCATCGAGCATCAGCAAGAGCTGACAGAAGGCTATGCAGACAATTATGATGAAATCCTGCCGGTGTATGTGAGTCCCGAAAAATATGACATCTTTAACAGCCAGCCCTCGGAAAGTATGCCAGCTATGGACGAAATCATAAAAAAAGCAAGAGTAATCCTCCTGGAAAAAAGCTACGGAAACTATGTGGATGAGTCATACCTGCTTTTAGGAAAAGCGAACTTCTACAAACAGAACTACTTCAATGCTACAGAATATTTTGATTATACTGCAAAAACCTTCCCCAATAATAAAAAAAGCTATGTGCAGGCTTTAGACTGGAAGGCAAGGAGTTTAATGCAACTGGGCAAATATAGTGAGGCAGCACTGGTCCTTGATACCTTATCCATTACCATATCCGATCTAAAAAACAATAAAGCTGACCCCCTGGCAACCATTGCTCAGATCTATATTCATCAACGAATGGCAACAGAGGCCATTGGCGCATTAAAGGAAGCGCTAAACGCAAATCCAACAGGCGCGGAGCGTATCCGATGGACCTATATCCTGGCGCAGCTCTCCGAACAACAGGAAAACTATCCGGAAGCATTATTTTATTACAGAAAAGTAGAAAAAAGTAATGCTCCTTTTGAGATGTACTTCAATGCCAACTTAAACCGGATTAAGCTCAATGCTTTCATGAGTGGCGTAAAAATAAACAAACAAGATCAGTTACTCGCCCTGCTTAAGGACGATAAAAATGAAGATTACCACGACCAGGTTTATTATCAGGTTGCCGAAACGTATGCCAGAGACGGCGATTACGATCAGGCAAAAAAATATTATAAATTATCTGTACGTAACAGCACAAAAAATGCCTATCAGAAGGGCCTGTCTTACTTAAAGATCGCGGACCTTAATTTTAAACACTTCCGGGACTACAGAGGAGCGAAGGCTTATTACGACAGTACAGCTAATACCTTACCCAGAACCTACCCTGGTTATGAATTGATTCTTAAAAAAAATCAAAACCTACAATATCTGACTGACCGTTATGAGGTAATTTCATGGGAAGACACCCTTCAGTCCATTGCTAAACTTCCTGAACAGGAACGCCCGGCAAAGATAAACCTATTGGCAAACCCTATTGTGGAACCCGTTAAGACAACCGAAACATATGCCATGAATACTTTTCAACCTGGCTATGATAACCGGACCAAAAATACCAATGCCAGCAGTAGTTTCTATTTTGCAAATTCAAATGCCCTAAGTACTGGTTTTAATGATTTCAAGAAGAAATGGGGCAACAGAAAACTGGAAAGTAACTGGCGTCAAAGCATCCGGTCTTCTGCTCAGGAGACCATCCAGGATATTAACAAAAGCTATAGCAATAATGGTAAGGTGGCGGCAAATCCGGATAGTTTACCTGTCACTGTTCCAGACACCGAATCAAAAGTAAAGCTCATTACTGCTGCTGTTCCGCTCACACCCGAACTTCTGGCAATCTCAGATCAAAAAATCATAGATGCTTATCATGAGATGGCCAACTTCTATCTACAGGAACTGAATGACCCTAAAGAGGCTGACGAGATCTACCAAATTCTGTTAGACCGCTTTCCAAACAATAACCGCCTGGCTTCAATTTATTATGGAATGTACCTGGTCAACAAAACACTTGACCCGGCAAAATCTGAAATGTTTAAGAATAAGGTCTTGAAAGAATATGCTTCTTCAACCTATGCGAAAACAATTCTGGATCCTTCATTCTCTTTAAGGCAATCGGAAATGGAAGTTACTGTAAACAAACAGTACAATGATCTTTTTGATCTGTATGAGAAAAAAGATTTTAATGCGGTTATCCAAAGGGTAGATGAAGTTCTGAAAGCAAATCCGGAAAACTACCTTGCTCCACAATTTGCCTATCTGAAAGCTATTGCGATTGGCCGGACCAGTCATGTAGATAACCTGACTACTGAATTTGAGAAGATCAATACCAGTTTCCCTGATGATAAACTGATCGTTCCATTGGTGAAAGAACACCTTGCCTATATCAATCAACATCTGGAAGAATTTAAAAAGAGACAGATTGCCCTGATAGATTTCGATCCTAACGAGCCTAAATTCTTTGGACAACAGTTCCCGGTAACGGTAGCCGTCAAAAATCCTGTTGCAGAAAATAAACCTGTTAAGTCAGAAAAAAATATAGAAACTCCAGTTATACCAAAAGCTGTTACACCTGGAAAACCAGTAGTGCCTGTAAAAGTAGTTGGCATTTTTAGTACAGCAATTTCCAGTATTTATTATTATGTAGTTCATGTGGCTGATGCCTCTTTAACGCTGAGTTCGTCACGATTTGGTATCGGTCAATTTAATCGCGGGAACTACACTGAGAACAATCTGCGACATCAATTGAAGGAATTTGACAATGATCAGCTTATATTTGTAGGAAACTTTGGTACTTTCGACGACGCAAAAACATATGCGGAGGGAATCAATCCACAGTTAAAACAAATCATGAAGGTCCCTGCTAACCTTTATAAGAGCTTTATCATTAGCAAAGAAAACTTCGAAAAGCTAAGCAGCAAGGACATTCTGGATAAATACCTGGAATTTTATAAAAACAACTATTAA